From Luteococcus japonicus, one genomic window encodes:
- a CDS encoding LysM peptidoglycan-binding domain-containing protein encodes MPRATRSALTPGILALGLALGAAPAAMTATPAHAATTHKSYRVKAGDTMSRIAKAHKTTVKAIAAYLVGDPKATRTQMVLGNMHGDEPRTDDTAYAIINGPKVKGVKIWVIRQKNLSHQLGLPIKWTGSSKKVSRGTLVGHVNAAVKPTAAITVEFSASPSKAFTDVKARNGVVKAVGGSY; translated from the coding sequence ATGCCCAGGGCGACGAGATCAGCACTGACCCCCGGCATCCTGGCCCTCGGGTTGGCCCTGGGTGCAGCCCCGGCCGCCATGACGGCCACTCCGGCCCACGCCGCCACCACGCACAAGTCCTACCGGGTGAAGGCGGGCGACACCATGTCCCGCATCGCCAAGGCGCACAAGACCACCGTCAAGGCCATCGCCGCCTACCTGGTGGGTGACCCGAAGGCCACCCGAACCCAGATGGTGCTCGGCAACATGCACGGCGACGAACCGCGCACCGACGACACCGCCTACGCGATCATCAATGGCCCAAAGGTGAAGGGCGTGAAGATCTGGGTGATCCGCCAGAAGAACCTGTCCCACCAGCTCGGCCTGCCGATCAAGTGGACGGGCAGCAGCAAGAAGGTGAGCCGGGGCACCCTCGTCGGCCACGTAAATGCGGCGGTGAAGCCCACCGCCGCCATCACGGTCGAGTTCTCGGCCAGCCCGTCGAAGGCATTCACCGACGTCAAGGCCCGCAACGGCGTCGTCAAGGCCGTCGGCGGCAGCTACTGA
- a CDS encoding HAD-IA family hydrolase, giving the protein MTHTVTVDGILFDNDGVLVNSIPVAMRIWREWAQKRSLGVDPTINFPHGTPARDYIATLVPQDEVDSAYQALDETEIAHAHEVDAIPGAVELTTSLPADRWVVVTSAGRDLATARVRAAGHEPQQMVSVDDVTHGKPHPEPYLRGAQVLGLDPSRVAVFEDAPTGVQAARAAGVALVVGVGDQLDPSTVDVLVQDLTQVRRVPSDEGIVLEFTPDDPVEK; this is encoded by the coding sequence ATGACCCACACCGTGACCGTGGACGGGATCCTGTTCGACAACGACGGGGTGCTGGTGAACTCCATCCCGGTGGCGATGCGGATCTGGCGCGAGTGGGCCCAGAAGCGCTCGCTGGGTGTGGACCCCACCATCAACTTCCCGCACGGCACGCCGGCCCGGGACTACATCGCCACCCTGGTGCCGCAGGATGAGGTGGACAGCGCCTACCAGGCACTGGACGAGACGGAGATCGCCCACGCCCACGAGGTGGATGCGATTCCCGGTGCGGTGGAACTCACCACGAGCCTCCCCGCCGATCGGTGGGTGGTGGTGACCTCCGCCGGGCGTGACCTGGCGACGGCCCGGGTGCGCGCCGCCGGGCACGAGCCGCAGCAGATGGTTTCCGTGGACGACGTGACCCATGGCAAGCCCCACCCCGAGCCCTACCTGCGTGGCGCGCAGGTGCTGGGGCTGGATCCCTCACGGGTCGCGGTCTTCGAGGACGCCCCAACGGGCGTGCAGGCAGCCAGGGCGGCGGGCGTGGCGCTCGTGGTGGGTGTCGGGGACCAGCTCGATCCGTCGACGGTGGATGTCCTGGTCCAGGACCTGACGCAGGTGCGCCGAGTTCCCTCTGACGAGGGCATCGTGCTGGAGTTCACGCCCGACGACCCGGTTGAAAAGTGA